From Toxorhynchites rutilus septentrionalis strain SRP chromosome 2, ASM2978413v1, whole genome shotgun sequence, a single genomic window includes:
- the LOC129771293 gene encoding uncharacterized protein LOC129771293 yields the protein MNSLFQVLSGGVFVFVYADDILLMAVGDTHRIPRIRIQAATNAIGRWAAERGFRLSAQKSGHMVICSDRHQGPNSRVQLYKNNIPRRKTLKILGVFVDHKLNFLRHFEEVKKSCATRMNLLKTISKPHRSNNRNIRLRVAKAIISSRLTYGLELTCLAGDKLPKSLAPIYNKALRTVSGLLPSTPAASVCAEIGEPPFDLIIDSAIVARTASFLSKTSGRGETHANLPPVAKQSWFGANDWRFPTVLVENGIRDNFRARVSSIGLLEYFKAIIAEKYRLHEIRYSDGSKGPSGVGFGVSDNNNSLISSKKLADICQVFSAEVAGIFEATTTSSSKPLLVVSDSASAIDAIGATRSKHPWVQAIRKNILPDTVLMWVPGHNGIAGNEAADQFAGIGHTRPFFTRDVPLDDVKLWITNSFRTFWTERWFAERGQFLRKVKGTIVRFDDVKGMREQRILSRLRTGHCSVSHGFNRGPFHLLCDLCQIHNSVEHFLCGCPKFDDLRNLHGISGSVREILKDDPARVAALVCYLKDAELFFKI from the exons atgaatagcctgttccaggtcctgtctgggggagtcttcgtgtttgtctacGCGGACGACATTCTTCTGATGGCAGTGGgtgacacccataggattccacgcatcaggatacaggcagctaccaatgccatcggccggtgggcggccgagagaggatttagactttcagcgcagaagagcggccatatggtgatttgcagcgatagacatcagggtcccaactccagggtccagctatacaaaaacaacattccccgccgaaaaacgctaaagatccttggagtgtttgttgaccacaaacttaacttcctccgccatttcgaggaagttaagaagAGCTGTGCCACCCGGATGAACCTTCTGAAAACCATTTCCAAACCGCACCGgagcaacaacagaaatattCGGCTACGGGTGGCTAAagccatcatcagcagccgcctcacctatggccttgaactgacgtgtttggctggagacaagctcccaaaatctctggcaccgatctacaacaaagcactacggactgtctccggtctcctgccatcaacaccagctgcctctgtctgcgccgaaattggagaacctcctttcgatctgatcatagactcggcgatcgtagccaggactgccagtttcttgtcgaaaaccagcggtagaggggagacccac GCCAACCTCCCCCcagtggcaaaacaatcctggtttggtgcgaacgactggaggttcccaactgttctcgtcgagaacggtattAGGGACAACTTTCGAGCCAGGGTGAgctcgatcggtctgctagaatatttcaaggccatcatagcagaaaaataccgtctccacgagatcagatactcggacggctcaaaaggaccatcgggagttggatttggggtaagcgataataataatagtctgatttccagcaagaaactcgcggacatctgccaggtcttctcggccgaagtggccggcatcttcgaggcaactacaacttcatcttccaagccgttgttggtcgtctccgactcggcaagcgccattgatgccatcggtgcgaccaggtccaaacatccatgggtacaggccatcaggaagaacatattgcccgacactgtgctcatgtgggtccccggacacaacggcatcgcagggaatgaagcggccgaccaGTTTGCCGGAATTGGTCACACCAGACCGTTCTTCActcgggatgtgccgcttgacgatgtgaagttgtggatcaccaactctttccgcaccttttggaccgaaaggtggtttgcAGAGAGggggcagttcctcagaaaagtcaagggcacgattgtcaggtttgacgatgttaaaggaatgagagaacaacgaatcctgtccagattgaggaccggtcactgctcggtctcacacggattcaatagaggacccttccatctactctgcgacctctgccaaatccacaactccgtcgagcacttcttgtgtggttgcccgaaattcgATGATCTACGAAACCTacatggaatcagcgggagtgtaaggGAAATCTTGAaggacgatccagcaagagtagcagcacttgtctgctacctaaaagatgccgaactattttttaagatctag